One Kineosporia corallincola DNA window includes the following coding sequences:
- a CDS encoding GroES family chaperonin yields the protein MLHDRLLVSVDQDAGERRSSAGIVIPATASVGRRLAWSEVVAIGQHVRQVQVGDRVLYDPEDLAEVELHGKAYILLRERDIHAVAAPRVEDDRTGLYL from the coding sequence ATGCTGCACGACCGGCTCCTCGTCTCGGTCGACCAAGACGCCGGGGAGCGCCGTTCCAGCGCCGGCATCGTGATTCCCGCCACCGCTTCGGTCGGCCGCCGGCTCGCCTGGTCGGAGGTGGTGGCCATCGGTCAGCACGTGCGCCAGGTGCAGGTCGGCGACCGGGTGCTCTACGACCCGGAAGACCTGGCCGAGGTGGAGCTGCACGGCAAGGCCTACATCTTGCTGCGCGAGCGCGACATCCACGCCGTGGCCGCGCCGCGGGTGGAGGACGACCGCACGGGGTTGTATCTCTGA